One Balneola sp. DNA window includes the following coding sequences:
- a CDS encoding sodium/alanine symporter: MWGYPLVILLVGGGLFFLISSGFTPFRFFFHAIDLVRGKYDNPDDPGDINHFEALSTALASTVGMGNISGVAVAIFMGGPGALFWMWMSAIVGMATKYFTCTLSIMYRGKDTQGKLQGGPMYVIREGLGKKWMPLAYLFALAGLFGPLPIFQTNQLVQILRDFIYIPNGWVEADAAFTGNLITGIALVGLVSLVIFGGITKIGKVASKLVPSMVVIYVVSVLFILAVHIGDIPYYLGLIVTDAFTGKAVMGGAIGQLIIIGVQRAAFSNEAGIGTESLAHGASKTKEPVREGLVAMMEPAIDTLLVCTMTALAILVTGVWQSTEANGVTLTLNAFNEALPAFGTYLLIISVLTFSVSSMLSYSYYGTKCLGFLLGAERQNLYNYFYVFSIIFGAVASLDAVINLIDGMFALMAIPTMISALLLSPKVREASKEYFTKLKNGEFKEYTGKKE; this comes from the coding sequence ATGTGGGGATATCCTCTGGTCATTTTACTAGTTGGTGGAGGACTGTTTTTTCTGATCTCGTCCGGCTTCACGCCGTTCCGCTTTTTCTTTCACGCTATTGATTTGGTGCGTGGTAAATATGATAACCCGGATGATCCCGGAGACATCAATCACTTTGAAGCTCTTTCAACCGCGCTCGCTTCCACCGTTGGGATGGGGAATATTAGTGGGGTAGCAGTGGCTATTTTTATGGGGGGACCCGGAGCATTATTCTGGATGTGGATGAGTGCGATTGTAGGTATGGCAACAAAGTACTTCACCTGCACGCTTTCCATCATGTACCGAGGAAAAGATACTCAGGGGAAATTACAAGGTGGCCCGATGTATGTAATCCGGGAAGGGCTCGGAAAGAAATGGATGCCGTTAGCTTACTTATTTGCTTTAGCGGGATTGTTTGGACCGCTGCCGATTTTTCAAACCAACCAGCTGGTTCAGATTTTAAGAGATTTTATTTATATCCCCAATGGCTGGGTTGAGGCTGATGCTGCTTTCACCGGAAACCTGATTACTGGAATTGCACTGGTAGGCTTGGTTTCACTGGTAATCTTTGGAGGGATTACAAAAATTGGGAAAGTAGCATCAAAGCTTGTCCCTTCTATGGTTGTGATTTATGTGGTTTCAGTGCTGTTCATTTTGGCCGTTCATATTGGCGACATTCCTTATTACTTAGGGCTGATAGTAACCGATGCATTCACCGGAAAAGCTGTTATGGGTGGAGCGATTGGCCAGTTGATTATTATCGGTGTTCAGCGAGCTGCCTTTTCTAATGAAGCCGGAATCGGTACAGAATCTCTTGCTCACGGAGCCTCCAAAACCAAAGAGCCTGTTCGGGAAGGATTGGTTGCAATGATGGAGCCGGCTATCGACACCTTGCTGGTTTGTACAATGACAGCCCTTGCCATTTTGGTAACCGGTGTGTGGCAATCTACCGAGGCTAATGGGGTCACACTTACCCTAAATGCTTTTAATGAAGCTCTGCCCGCTTTTGGAACCTATCTGCTAATTATTTCTGTGCTGACCTTCAGTGTGAGCTCCATGCTTTCTTACTCATACTATGGCACAAAATGCTTAGGGTTTTTACTGGGTGCTGAAAGGCAGAATCTCTATAACTATTTCTATGTGTTTTCCATCATTTTTGGCGCCGTTGCCTCACTCGATGCTGTGATAAACCTGATTGACGGAATGTTTGCTTTGATGGCAATCCCAACCATGATATCTGCGCTGCTTCTCTCACCAAAAGTTCGCGAAGCTTCAAAAGAGTATTTCACTAAACTGAAAAACGGCGAGTTCAAAGAGTATACCGGCAAGAAGGAGTGA
- a CDS encoding aryl-sulfate sulfotransferase: MNYFKKSLSALLLFGIIFISACQNSTGPKPNAQAVISEFGISELPSVDFSINQEDKIIEVTNLGAIDPSTDLSSLTATFTLSEGAYMMVGTMRQTSGETVNDFSEGVFYTIISEDETQQETYFVYLSEQIPLNYFLTEAPVVELNPTGRNPLSAELQFTTRKRSSVTITVLGEIPIEQTYSKPLSEYQIPVLGLYPDTRNRIVLSIEDSGNRSITDTLIAETAALPDFLPTPEINVVKESRMEPGMHFNEVHIGNAGTFNSHPIIFDNNGDIRWYLDLSEFDRITWPIQFNDNGTFFAVFGVTIIEFDMFGNELNRIVVEENNMHHEVIKLPNGNYVVAVSRVGITMIKNGEEIESVEDYIIEVDPSGNIVTEWDMAEILDVNRTDLTDGGVDWFHMNAIWHDETDNTLIISGRNQGVVKVNWQNELQWILSPHKGWGKAGRYEKTAETSPFLLTAVDDAGTPYSDEIQQGTAESNEFSWTWGQHAPLVLPNGNIFIFDNGFNRNFGSASNYSMGTEYEVNEDDMTIKQVWSYGKSRQDAFYSSIISDVDYLPETQNRLIMPGVVRMGGSNPYSKVVEVSYPDKEVIFESTLYFKNQLVDGQGWGNLDITYRAERVSLYP; this comes from the coding sequence ATGAATTACTTCAAGAAGAGCCTATCTGCCTTATTACTATTTGGTATCATTTTTATTTCGGCCTGTCAAAATAGTACCGGCCCCAAACCTAACGCCCAGGCGGTTATAAGCGAGTTTGGTATTTCGGAACTACCCTCAGTCGACTTTTCAATCAACCAAGAGGATAAAATAATTGAGGTAACTAATCTCGGTGCTATTGACCCAAGCACAGATTTGTCCTCCCTTACAGCTACATTTACACTTTCCGAAGGTGCTTACATGATGGTGGGAACCATGCGCCAAACTTCAGGAGAAACGGTAAACGACTTTTCAGAGGGTGTTTTTTACACCATAATATCTGAAGATGAGACTCAGCAAGAGACCTATTTTGTCTACTTAAGTGAGCAGATTCCTCTCAATTATTTTCTAACAGAGGCGCCTGTCGTTGAACTTAACCCCACAGGAAGAAATCCTTTATCAGCAGAGCTGCAGTTTACAACCCGAAAACGATCTTCTGTAACTATTACAGTTTTGGGAGAAATACCAATTGAACAAACTTACTCTAAACCATTATCTGAATATCAAATTCCTGTTTTGGGACTATATCCCGATACCCGAAACAGGATAGTTCTATCCATAGAAGATTCCGGAAACCGTAGCATCACTGATACCCTTATTGCTGAAACTGCCGCTCTGCCCGACTTTCTTCCCACTCCTGAAATTAACGTTGTCAAAGAATCCAGAATGGAACCCGGAATGCATTTCAATGAGGTTCATATTGGCAATGCAGGGACCTTTAATTCACACCCCATTATTTTCGATAATAACGGCGACATCCGGTGGTATTTGGATTTAAGTGAATTTGACCGAATCACCTGGCCCATTCAGTTTAATGACAACGGTACTTTCTTTGCCGTTTTTGGGGTGACTATAATTGAATTCGATATGTTCGGAAATGAATTAAACCGGATAGTGGTGGAAGAAAACAACATGCATCATGAGGTCATTAAATTGCCTAATGGAAATTATGTGGTAGCTGTAAGCCGTGTTGGAATCACTATGATTAAAAATGGAGAAGAAATTGAAAGTGTTGAAGATTACATCATTGAAGTTGACCCCTCTGGCAATATTGTCACGGAGTGGGATATGGCTGAGATTTTAGATGTTAATCGAACCGACCTTACAGACGGAGGCGTCGACTGGTTCCATATGAATGCCATTTGGCACGATGAAACCGACAACACCCTAATTATCTCAGGAAGAAACCAAGGAGTTGTAAAGGTAAATTGGCAGAATGAACTACAATGGATTTTGTCTCCTCATAAAGGCTGGGGTAAAGCCGGGCGCTATGAAAAAACAGCCGAAACCTCTCCCTTTTTACTAACTGCTGTAGATGATGCCGGCACTCCATATAGCGACGAGATTCAGCAAGGCACAGCCGAAAGTAACGAGTTCTCCTGGACCTGGGGTCAACATGCTCCCTTAGTTTTACCTAATGGTAATATTTTCATTTTTGATAATGGATTTAACCGCAATTTTGGTTCTGCATCAAACTACTCAATGGGAACAGAATATGAGGTTAACGAAGATGATATGACGATAAAACAGGTTTGGAGCTATGGAAAATCTAGACAAGATGCTTTTTATTCATCCATCATTAGTGATGTCGACTATTTGCCTGAAACTCAAAACCGGCTAATCATGCCCGGAGTTGTTCGGATGGGCGGTTCGAATCCCTATTCAAAAGTAGTGGAAGTGAGTTATCCGGATAAGGAAGTAATATTTGAGTCCACTTTATATTTCAAAAATCAACTTGTCGATGGGCAGGGTTGGGGCAATCTTGATATTACTTATCGTGCAGAACGGGTTTCTTTATACCCTTAA
- a CDS encoding stress protection protein MarC encodes MEDFFRDILPFSTVFMSIAGLFFASFSSLFSVVNPFAAMPVYISLVEGNTDNEKIKIARKATTYMFFVLITFLLVGTYILSFFGISLPGIQIAGGLVIVRAGFSMLSPDNGGRKLTKKDQEAAMEKEDISFSPLALPLLSGPGSIAVVIGFGSDAQGVTDYLVHGAAVFMTALVAYGILRVAPALVKYIGKTGMTVITRMMGFIALSIGVQFVINGISKFFGIG; translated from the coding sequence TTGTTTTTTGCCAGCTTTTCATCACTTTTTTCTGTTGTAAACCCATTTGCCGCCATGCCCGTTTACATTTCGCTGGTGGAGGGGAATACAGACAACGAAAAGATAAAGATTGCACGAAAGGCTACGACGTATATGTTCTTTGTGCTCATTACGTTCTTGCTGGTCGGAACGTATATCCTTAGTTTTTTTGGAATCAGCCTTCCGGGAATACAAATTGCGGGTGGACTGGTAATTGTTCGCGCCGGTTTCTCAATGTTAAGCCCCGATAATGGTGGCAGAAAGCTGACTAAAAAAGATCAGGAAGCGGCGATGGAAAAAGAGGATATATCATTTAGCCCGCTTGCTCTTCCTTTGCTGTCGGGCCCTGGTAGTATCGCCGTTGTAATTGGCTTCGGTTCTGATGCTCAGGGGGTTACAGATTATCTGGTGCATGGAGCTGCTGTGTTTATGACCGCGTTGGTCGCCTACGGGATTTTAAGAGTAGCACCGGCGCTGGTTAAATATATTGGCAAGACCGGGATGACGGTTATTACCCGAATGATGGGTTTCATCGCCTTATCCATTGGGGTACAATTTGTGATAAATGGCATTTCTAAGTTTTTTGGGATTGGATGA